Proteins from one Myxococcales bacterium genomic window:
- a CDS encoding alpha/beta hydrolase, translated as MWRRALASLAVVGISTACRAPTEIDDVPYDSRYGDDTKLDLYLPDESGPQPAILLIHGGAWRWGDKRHFANAARRFARSGYVAASINYRLVPSGVYPNAPKDCGCALAFLQANADEYGIDPKRIAIMGYSAGGHLTSLLGVAWDEDSIAPDCEWGRPARPAAVIPGAGAHDLRARADAEWVQDFMGGTLDELPDKYEQASPIAQIQPGEPPFLLIDGGGDWIGAPEQARPMRDALRAVGTEADELRLAGGGHLLQPGVDPGELAFEVLTETPEAWLVIADFLARHIGEP; from the coding sequence ATGTGGCGCCGCGCTCTTGCCTCGCTGGCGGTCGTGGGGATCTCGACGGCCTGCCGGGCCCCGACCGAGATCGACGATGTCCCGTACGACTCCCGCTACGGCGACGACACCAAGCTCGACCTGTACCTGCCCGACGAGTCCGGCCCGCAGCCAGCGATCCTGCTCATCCATGGCGGGGCCTGGCGCTGGGGCGACAAACGCCACTTCGCCAACGCCGCCCGTCGCTTCGCGCGCTCGGGCTACGTCGCCGCGAGCATCAACTACCGGCTGGTCCCTTCCGGGGTGTACCCCAACGCACCCAAGGATTGTGGTTGCGCGTTGGCGTTCTTGCAGGCCAACGCCGACGAGTACGGCATCGATCCCAAGCGCATCGCCATCATGGGTTATTCGGCCGGTGGGCATCTCACGTCGCTCCTGGGTGTGGCGTGGGACGAAGACAGCATCGCGCCGGACTGTGAGTGGGGACGCCCAGCCCGACCTGCAGCGGTGATCCCTGGCGCCGGCGCCCACGATCTGCGCGCGCGCGCCGACGCGGAGTGGGTGCAGGACTTCATGGGCGGTACGCTGGACGAGCTGCCCGACAAATACGAGCAAGCCTCCCCCATTGCGCAGATCCAGCCCGGGGAGCCGCCCTTCTTGTTGATCGACGGCGGCGGCGATTGGATCGGCGCGCCTGAACAAGCACGCCCGATGCGTGACGCGCTGCGCGCCGTTGGTACCGAGGCCGACGAGCTACGGCTCGCGGGCGGCGGTCACCTGCTGCAGCCTGGAGTCGATCCAGGCGAGCTGGCCTTCGAGGTCCTGACCGAGACCCCCGAAGCGTGGCTGGTGATCGCGGACTTTCTGGCTCGCCACATCGGAGAGCCATGA
- a CDS encoding YfhL family 4Fe-4S dicluster ferredoxin: MATHITVDCINCGACEPDCPNDAISQGDEIYVIDPARCTECVGYFDHEACQAVCPVLCCLPDPNRPESEATLLERALSLHPDDRDLHERAGRGQVPSRFAK; encoded by the coding sequence ATGGCCACGCACATCACCGTCGACTGCATCAACTGCGGCGCGTGCGAGCCTGATTGCCCCAACGACGCCATCAGCCAGGGTGACGAGATCTACGTCATCGATCCGGCGCGCTGCACCGAGTGCGTGGGGTACTTCGACCACGAAGCTTGCCAGGCGGTCTGCCCCGTCCTGTGTTGCTTGCCCGACCCGAACCGACCCGAGAGTGAGGCGACCCTGCTCGAGCGCGCCCTGAGCCTGCACCCCGACGACCGCGACCTGCACGAGCGGGCCGGCCGCGGGCAGGTGCCGTCGAGGTTCGCAAAATGA
- a CDS encoding protein kinase — protein MTHEAAPPRDAIRELEESDRLEEAAALAEQRGLLADAARLWEQACRFERAGDAALRAGDAARAVELASRAGDAALEARAIAALVATPDAAWRVARGLSEQGRHASAARLWLASGDASGAAESFERAGLFLDAATAHNQSGDPRGAARCLERAREDPLLGNQASVLLGALYLDHGRHEAALRVLQKIPREAPERAAALPHLRRALAALGLSDALRDLEAEAPAAVPTPAREPSAPAKADETVLFGRYRVVAEVARTPTARVLRAVDQLTSSEVAVKLFSAASLRDTGRDALKRFEREAVVLGQLRHPAIVPLKAYFPEGPAVILAWMAGGSLADLLEKDSVSPARAVEIASAVLAALSEAHRRGILHRDIKPANVLFDAAGAAYLADFGTAHVADAAQTVTSGLIGTLAYMAPEQRSGAPANAKSDIYGVGALLWHALTDAPPAAAMELPSDLLGEAECALVRRLIGPEAERPESAREARELLAGLRWPEKKLERRHASVPPESRRRQNTEGRLQALDAHRFRDTWLGRELVVLPTHGPSFERARAFAQADHSALAGVLAVQPGDDTVWVEVVVGTPLDGALSRAEHARLRDALEALHRAGGRHGAVDRAHVVRRGGDVVLSFPLTERDSAPEADLADLNALA, from the coding sequence ATGACACACGAGGCCGCTCCGCCCCGGGACGCCATCCGCGAGCTCGAAGAGAGCGATCGACTGGAAGAGGCCGCAGCGCTCGCTGAACAGCGCGGTCTCTTGGCAGATGCGGCTCGTTTGTGGGAGCAGGCCTGCCGCTTCGAACGGGCCGGTGACGCCGCCCTGCGAGCCGGCGACGCCGCACGCGCCGTCGAGCTCGCGAGCCGGGCTGGGGACGCGGCGCTCGAGGCCCGAGCGATCGCCGCGCTGGTTGCGACGCCCGATGCGGCGTGGCGAGTTGCGCGCGGGCTCTCGGAGCAAGGCCGCCACGCGAGTGCCGCACGGCTGTGGCTCGCGTCGGGGGACGCCAGCGGCGCCGCCGAGAGCTTCGAACGCGCGGGGCTATTTCTGGACGCAGCCACGGCCCACAACCAGTCCGGCGATCCGCGGGGCGCGGCGCGTTGTCTGGAGCGCGCCAGGGAAGACCCCTTGCTCGGCAACCAAGCCAGTGTGCTGCTCGGAGCGCTCTATCTCGACCACGGCCGACACGAGGCGGCGCTCAGGGTGCTGCAAAAAATCCCGCGCGAAGCCCCCGAACGCGCGGCCGCCTTGCCCCACCTCCGACGCGCCCTCGCGGCACTCGGACTCAGCGACGCGCTTCGCGATCTCGAGGCGGAGGCGCCGGCCGCCGTCCCAACGCCCGCCCGAGAGCCAAGCGCGCCCGCGAAAGCGGATGAGACGGTGCTCTTCGGACGCTACCGCGTCGTCGCCGAAGTTGCGCGCACTCCCACCGCGCGTGTGCTCCGCGCCGTCGATCAGCTCACGAGCAGCGAGGTCGCCGTGAAGCTCTTCTCGGCTGCGTCGCTGCGCGACACGGGTCGCGACGCGCTGAAACGTTTCGAGCGCGAGGCGGTGGTGCTCGGCCAGCTCAGGCACCCCGCCATTGTGCCGCTCAAGGCGTATTTTCCCGAGGGTCCCGCCGTGATCCTGGCGTGGATGGCTGGCGGCTCGTTGGCCGATCTGCTGGAAAAGGACAGCGTCTCGCCCGCGCGCGCCGTCGAGATCGCGAGCGCAGTCCTCGCTGCGCTGTCCGAAGCCCACCGCCGCGGGATTTTGCACCGAGACATCAAACCGGCCAACGTGCTGTTCGACGCCGCCGGCGCCGCGTACCTGGCAGACTTCGGCACGGCCCACGTGGCGGACGCCGCCCAGACGGTGACGAGCGGACTGATCGGGACCTTGGCGTACATGGCACCGGAGCAACGCTCCGGCGCTCCAGCAAACGCCAAGAGCGACATCTACGGCGTCGGCGCGCTGCTCTGGCACGCGCTGACCGACGCGCCACCGGCGGCGGCAATGGAACTGCCGTCGGACCTGCTCGGTGAGGCCGAGTGCGCGCTGGTCCGGCGCTTGATTGGGCCCGAAGCCGAGCGGCCGGAGAGCGCCCGCGAGGCCCGCGAGCTCTTGGCAGGCCTCCGCTGGCCCGAGAAAAAACTGGAGCGACGGCACGCGAGTGTTCCCCCGGAGTCACGTCGACGACAAAACACCGAGGGCCGACTCCAGGCTCTCGACGCGCATCGTTTCAGAGACACCTGGCTCGGGCGCGAGCTCGTGGTCCTGCCGACGCACGGCCCGAGCTTCGAACGGGCCCGGGCCTTTGCCCAGGCGGATCATTCGGCTCTTGCCGGCGTGCTCGCCGTGCAACCCGGCGACGACACCGTTTGGGTCGAGGTCGTCGTGGGCACCCCCCTCGACGGCGCGTTGAGCCGCGCCGAGCATGCCCGCCTCCGCGACGCGCTCGAGGCGCTGCACCGCGCGGGGGGCCGCCACGGGGCGGTCGATCGGGCGCACGTCGTTCGACGTGGCGGCGACGTCGTGCTCTCGTTTCCGCTGACCGAGCGCGACTCGGCTCCCGAGGCCGACCTCGCGGACCTGAACGCTCTGGCCTGA
- a CDS encoding ABC transporter permease: MKSQSGAAHRRPARRLLDALVSIARLARTVMLRTGGAFATLIALATLVFLALRLLPGDPAALVLGEQASELDRALLRHRLGLDQSLPQQYLRFLVGLLRLDLGDSLARPGTRAFAEVGRALGPTASLAGIAVLIGAVVGIAAAVLCVGPWLGARREWLHRSVLLVAATPLLAFAPLATYVLAVRLRWVPLPGDPDSGASGLLFASVLLSIPLAAQVARISRAALLDLGRAKFLDAARAKGGSPTRVWVLHALPAASAPISVVIAAQLGALLGGAVVLERLFERPGLGTLMLGAYAARDIPVLEASVVAAGLLFVAVQAIAIALHAAIDPRGREQ, translated from the coding sequence ATGAAAAGCCAGAGCGGCGCGGCGCACCGCCGTCCGGCTCGACGGCTCCTCGACGCGCTCGTTTCCATCGCGCGGCTCGCGCGCACGGTGATGCTCCGAACGGGAGGCGCCTTCGCGACCCTGATCGCCCTCGCCACGCTGGTGTTTCTCGCGCTTCGGCTGCTGCCCGGCGATCCCGCCGCCCTGGTGCTCGGGGAACAAGCGTCGGAGCTGGACCGCGCGCTCCTGAGACATCGACTTGGGCTCGACCAGTCGCTGCCGCAGCAATACTTGCGATTCCTCGTCGGCCTCCTGCGACTGGATCTGGGCGACTCGCTCGCGCGGCCGGGCACCCGCGCGTTTGCGGAGGTCGGCCGCGCGCTCGGCCCGACCGCGAGCCTCGCAGGGATTGCCGTGCTCATCGGCGCCGTCGTCGGCATCGCGGCGGCGGTCTTGTGTGTGGGGCCGTGGCTTGGTGCTCGGCGCGAGTGGCTGCACCGGAGCGTGCTGCTCGTGGCGGCGACGCCGCTCTTGGCGTTTGCGCCCCTTGCGACCTATGTGCTCGCCGTGCGGCTGCGCTGGGTTCCTCTCCCGGGTGATCCCGACAGCGGCGCGAGCGGGCTCCTGTTCGCGTCGGTGCTGCTGTCGATCCCGCTCGCGGCCCAGGTTGCGCGCATCAGTCGCGCGGCGTTGCTCGATCTGGGGCGAGCCAAATTCCTCGATGCTGCCCGGGCCAAGGGTGGTTCACCAACGCGCGTCTGGGTACTGCACGCGTTGCCCGCGGCGTCGGCACCGATCTCGGTCGTGATCGCCGCGCAGCTGGGTGCGCTGCTCGGCGGCGCGGTGGTGCTCGAGCGGCTGTTCGAGCGCCCGGGGCTCGGCACCCTGATGCTGGGCGCGTACGCGGCCCGCGACATCCCCGTGCTCGAGGCCAGCGTCGTGGCGGCCGGGCTCTTGTTCGTGGCGGTTCAGGCGATTGCCATCGCGCTGCATGCAGCGATCGATCCCCGGGGGAGGGAGCAGTGA
- a CDS encoding YcbK family protein, with product MMRALRAFLGLALALALFSFTTTSQAKPAPRRAAKRATGAAYRAHVARWHLREAGARAPLDASGRPKLVLENINTKERVELTAGSDSGEFAESERARAAQVLGDTRKGEAHSVDAGLIDLLYGLQRHFDAPCVRIISAYRAGGRSQHARGLAADIVLPGVDDKSLASHARSLGGTGVGLYPRSGFVHVDVRSSPHYWVDSSGPGQRSRPVHKKHRKPVSKQGARKGARKHGG from the coding sequence ATGATGCGGGCTCTTCGGGCGTTTCTCGGCTTGGCGCTTGCGCTCGCACTCTTCTCGTTTACGACAACGAGCCAGGCCAAACCCGCGCCACGCCGAGCAGCGAAACGCGCGACGGGCGCCGCGTACCGGGCGCATGTCGCGCGCTGGCACCTGCGCGAAGCGGGCGCCCGCGCGCCGCTCGATGCGAGCGGTCGGCCCAAGCTCGTGCTCGAGAACATCAACACCAAAGAACGCGTGGAGCTGACGGCTGGCTCCGACTCCGGTGAGTTCGCGGAGAGCGAGCGCGCGCGCGCGGCCCAGGTACTAGGCGACACGCGCAAGGGCGAAGCGCACAGCGTCGACGCTGGGCTCATCGACCTCTTGTACGGCTTGCAGCGCCACTTCGACGCACCGTGTGTTCGCATCATCAGCGCCTACCGGGCCGGCGGGCGCTCCCAGCACGCCCGCGGTCTCGCGGCGGACATCGTGCTCCCCGGAGTCGACGACAAGTCGCTCGCCAGCCATGCGCGCTCCCTCGGCGGCACCGGGGTCGGTCTCTACCCGAGGAGCGGCTTCGTTCACGTGGACGTGAGGTCGAGCCCACACTACTGGGTCGACTCGAGCGGTCCCGGACAGCGGAGCCGTCCGGTCCACAAGAAGCACCGAAAGCCCGTGAGCAAGCAGGGCGCGCGCAAGGGCGCGCGCAAGCACGGCGGATGA